In Solanum lycopersicum chromosome 5, SLM_r2.1, the following are encoded in one genomic region:
- the LOC138348954 gene encoding uncharacterized protein, whose translation MVKKSNKQKSIKCPKRAKVEVHHYQKPRRLVTLEEFLLSSFDTKSTQGNVEASCFNVDKGQTMKVPPTVKEVTTSESSPKVSPGEEEKESREISEMMSLSSSEKSIELSSQEAHVCDTKITFTDNDLLFGEILHNRPLYMVGHVLEKKINRILIDEGSKVNILPIHTLKELGITTGELSESRLLIQGFNQGAQRSIGSMKLEIHMGDLRSSAWMHVIDAKTSYNILLVAYDSPFTEVETHFADAKFFMRSYVVKGIKSNDVKLIKIDNIISKRIDAAIEKRKIDTKDSCPILNEVKILSSKKKQTSRLCYVPKEKEKQDQPSNLEENTLRGLTFPIRRIDATNLSAKLPEKSVAQDQVLDMDLPTKHTREGFDPNAYKLFVKAAYNPSEPSTLEKLPSEDTTRKAREGLGYSQPPPIHISIRRASNNDITFEDDVTSPNKRTSVFDPLGEATTRISVFERLGPLKKNNMNLRSYLKVTKPTSHLIRKDLRSLIPTRMRRRVELMVSYKEKLKAKIHIVVYTKEREEDEESVGSSNHVTIQNEYDSLPQKKIDKEVEDIVSCCHISVNYSDLVEEEDAKYAPPELEKGVKITIDPLKEVNLDTDEDPKPTYLSAFLEIDEEVAYMNILKEYRDVFAWRFIREVKYPTWISSIVPVRKKNGQIRVYVEFRDLNNACLKDEFPLPIPELMIDDTTGYEAMSFMDGSSGYNQIRMSPKDEEITAFRTPKGYAKYL comes from the exons ATGGTGAAGAAATCAAATAAGCAAAAATCAATCAAGTGCCCCAAAAGGGCAAAGGTTGAAGTGCATCACTACCAAAAACCTCGACGTCTTGTGACTCTAGAGGAATTCTTGCTAAGCTCGTTCGACACAAAGTCCACTCAAGGCAATGTCGAGGCATCATGTTTCAATGTGGATAAAGGACAAACAATGAAGGTTCCTCCTACTGTAAAAGAAGTAACAACGAGTGAATCCTCACCAAAAGTGTCTCCtggggaagaagaaaaagaatcaaGGGAAATCTCAGAAATGATGTCTCTTTCATCTTCAGAAAAATCTATTGAACTTTCTTCCCAAGAAGCACATGTCTGTGATACTAAAATCACATTTACGGATAACGATCTTCTATTTGGTGAAATACTACACAATCGTCCTTTGTATATGGTGGGTCATGTGCTAGAGAAGAAGATAAATAGAATCTTAATAGATGAAGGATCTAAAGTCAACATTTTGCCTATCCACACATTGAAGGAACTTGGTATCACGACGGGGGAACTTAGTGAAAGTCGTCTGTTGATACAAGGATTTAATCAAGGCGCGCAGAGGTCCATAGGCTCTATGAAATTAGAGATCCACATGGGAGATTTGCGATCAAGTGCATGGATGCATGTGATTGACGCAAAGACATCATATAACATATTACTTG TTGCATATGATAGTCCTTTCACCGAAGTGGAGACACACTTTGCGGATGCCAAATTCTTTATGAGAAGTTATGTTGTTAAAGGGATCAAATCTAATGATgtcaaattaatcaaaattgataATATCATAAGTAAAAGAATTGATGCAGCTATCGAAAAGAGGAAAATTGACACTAAAGACTCTTGTCCCATTCTTAATGAAGTGAAGATCTTGTCTTCAAAGAAGAAGCAGACTTCTAGGCTTTGTTATGTTccaaaagagaaggaaaaacaAGATCAACCATCTAACCTTGAAGAAAATACATTAAGAGGGCTAACTTTTCCTATCAGACGGATTGATGCAACAAACTTGTCTGCAAAGTTGCCAGAAAAGTCAGTCGCTCAAGATCAAGTGCTAGATATGGATCTCCCTACAAAGCACACAAGAGAAGGTTTTGATCCCAATGCCTACAAGTTATTTGTGAAGGCAGCATACAACCCTAGCGAGCCATCAACGCTAGAGAAACTCCCATCAGAAGATACAACTAGGAAAGCGCGTGAAGGCCTAGGTTATAGCCAACCGCCGCCAATTCACATTTCCATAAGAAGGGCCAGTAATAATGATATAACTTTTGAAGATGACGTCACTTCTCCCAATAAAAGGACTTCTGTCTTTGATCCACTTGGTGAAGCGACAACAAGAATTTCTGTGTTTGAGAGGTTAGGTCCTTTGAAGAAGAATAACATGAACCTGAGAAGTTATTTGAAAGTTACAAAGCCTACTTCACATTTGATTCGAAAGGATTTAAGAAGTTTGATTCCTACTAGGATGAGGCGACGAGTGGAACTTATGGTTTCCTATAAAGAGAAACTCAAGGCAAAGATTCATATTGTGGTTTACACCAAAGAGCgcgaggaagatgaagaaagtgTAGGTTCCTCAAATCATGTTACAATCCAAAATGAGTACGATTCTTTGCCTCAAAAGAAGATTGATAAAGAGGTAGAAGATATTGTCTCGTGTTGTCATATATCAGTCAATTACAGTGATCTTGTGGAAGAGGAAGATGCTAAATATGCTCCACCGGAACTTGAAAAAGGAGTAAAGATCACAATAGATCCTTTGAAAGAAGTTAACCTTGACACTGATGAAGATCCGAAGCCAACTTACTTGAGTGCGTTTctagaaattgatgaagaagtcGCTTACATGAATATACTCAAAGAATATAGAGATGTATTCGCTTGGA GATTTATTCGTGAGGTCAAATATCCTACATGGATTTCAAGTATTGTTCCTGTGAGGAAGAAGAATGGTCAAATTCGAGTTTACGTTGAGTTTAGAGATCTCAATAATGCATGCCTTAAAGATGAGTTCCCTCTTCCCATTCCAGAGTTGATGATTGATGACACCACTGGTTATGAGGCAATGTCATTCATGGATGGTTCTTCTGGATATAATCAAATCCGTATGTCaccaaaagatgaagaaatcaCTGCATTTCGCACGCCAAAGGGCTATGCAAAATATCTTTGA